Proteins found in one Campylobacter canadensis genomic segment:
- a CDS encoding DUF5644 domain-containing protein encodes MKKIIFRIFRFDAKRDYEFYLKPYEISKEDILDTFTLFDILKIIKEQDMYFNLPKTTNYVRIENKIISLNTNALELINSFGDDISIYAISEKRAYLDLDINEDDFLDKFKYFKNLCDESDYELYKTYNFLYYASNCIEFNENYLGDSAFIFAKKMCEKYPQKEKEFLEIIKNKEGGIEYAFNLEPFLFKDANKYEDIKNELKQKALQ; translated from the coding sequence ATGAAAAAAATTATTTTTAGAATTTTTAGATTTGATGCAAAAAGAGATTATGAGTTTTATCTTAAGCCTTATGAAATAAGCAAAGAAGATATTTTAGACACTTTTACTTTATTTGATATTTTAAAAATAATAAAAGAACAAGATATGTATTTTAATCTTCCTAAAACAACAAATTATGTAAGAATTGAAAATAAAATTATAAGTTTAAATACAAATGCTTTAGAGCTTATAAATTCTTTTGGTGATGATATTAGCATTTATGCTATTAGTGAAAAAAGAGCTTATCTTGATTTAGATATTAACGAAGATGATTTTTTAGATAAATTTAAATATTTTAAAAATCTTTGTGATGAAAGCGATTATGAGCTTTATAAAACATATAACTTTTTATATTATGCAAGTAATTGCATCGAATTTAATGAAAATTATTTAGGCGATAGTGCCTTTATTTTTGCTAAAAAGATGTGTGAAAAATATCCACAAAAAGAAAAAGAATTTTTAGAAATTATTAAAAACAAAGAAGGTGGGATAGAATACGCATTTAATTTAGAACCTTTTTTATTTAAAGATGCAAATAAATATGAAGATATTAAAAACGAACTTAAACAAAAGGCTTTACAATGA
- a CDS encoding ornithine carbamoyltransferase, translating to MKIAIKCKNLLLEKTLILMLKDKICGIKDCDFIICDEKINNNKAQFLISYSSYSHIKTPFTKKELLDALMEFYSSIKQENYNKNSFEAELDKLLNNFKYDLMKLIQKQ from the coding sequence ATGAAAATTGCCATTAAGTGCAAAAATTTACTTTTAGAAAAAACCTTAATTCTTATGTTAAAAGATAAAATTTGTGGAATAAAAGACTGCGATTTTATAATTTGTGATGAAAAAATAAATAATAATAAAGCACAATTTTTAATTTCATATTCATCATATTCACACATAAAAACACCTTTTACTAAAAAAGAATTATTAGACGCACTTATGGAATTTTATAGCTCAATAAAACAAGAAAATTATAATAAAAATAGTTTTGAAGCAGAGCTTGATAAATTGCTAAATAATTTTAAATATGATTTAATGAAGTTGATACAAAAACAATGA
- the rsmD gene encoding 16S rRNA (guanine(966)-N(2))-methyltransferase RsmD — protein MRVQSGFLKAKELKFPKLNSTRPTKNIVKACVFNVLRDELKEFEFIEAFGGSASMAVEAISNGAKKAYAIELNKEAFNCAKENAKNLNIDVYNADTFKLLPTLNISKKSILYLDPPFNIRDGFLDIYEKIKDLFENFQSELVIIEHSSKIEIKSEKYSLFKFKKFGNTSLSFFRINY, from the coding sequence ATGAGAGTTCAAAGTGGTTTTTTAAAAGCAAAGGAGTTAAAATTTCCTAAATTAAATTCTACAAGACCGACTAAAAATATTGTAAAAGCTTGTGTTTTTAATGTTTTAAGAGATGAATTAAAGGAATTTGAATTCATTGAAGCTTTTGGCGGAAGTGCTTCAATGGCAGTAGAAGCAATTAGCAATGGAGCAAAAAAAGCTTATGCGATAGAATTAAATAAAGAGGCTTTTAATTGTGCTAAAGAAAATGCTAAAAATTTAAATATTGATGTTTATAATGCTGATACATTTAAACTATTACCTACTTTAAATATTAGCAAAAAAAGTATTTTATACCTTGACCCACCTTTTAATATTAGAGATGGCTTTTTAGATATTTATGAAAAAATAAAAGATTTATTTGAAAATTTTCAAAGCGAACTTGTAATCATAGAACATTCAAGCAAAATAGAAATTAAAAGCGAAAAATATTCTTTATTTAAATTCAAAAAATTCGGAAATACTTCTCTTTCTTTTTTTAGAATAAATTATTAA
- the atpE gene encoding ATP synthase F0 subunit C: MKKLVTLVILSSALFAAEAQAANELVKAFTVLAVGLGLGIAALGGAVGMGNTAAATIAATARNPSIGSSLMKTMFLSLALIEAQVIYSLVIGLVLLYGNPLL, encoded by the coding sequence ATGAAAAAGTTAGTAACTTTAGTTATTTTAAGTTCTGCTTTATTTGCTGCTGAAGCACAAGCTGCAAATGAATTAGTTAAAGCATTTACTGTTTTAGCTGTTGGACTAGGTTTAGGTATTGCTGCACTTGGTGGTGCTGTTGGTATGGGTAACACTGCTGCTGCTACAATCGCAGCTACAGCTAGAAATCCTAGCATTGGCTCAAGCTTAATGAAAACTATGTTTTTATCATTAGCATTGATTGAAGCACAAGTTATCTATTCATTAGTAATAGGATTAGTGTTACTTTATGGTAATCCATTATTATAA
- a CDS encoding chemotaxis response regulator CheY, translating into MKILVVDDSSTMRRIIKNTLQRLGHEDVLEAEHGVEAWSILCKESGIDVLVTDWNMPEMNGLELVKKVRAEKKYEDMPIIMVTTEGGKAEVITALKAGVNNYIVKPFTPQVLKEKLEDVLG; encoded by the coding sequence GTGAAAATATTAGTAGTTGATGATAGTTCTACAATGAGAAGAATAATTAAAAATACTCTTCAAAGATTAGGACACGAAGATGTTTTAGAAGCTGAACACGGAGTTGAAGCTTGGTCTATACTTTGCAAAGAAAGCGGTATTGATGTTTTAGTAACCGACTGGAATATGCCTGAAATGAATGGTTTAGAACTTGTAAAAAAAGTTCGTGCTGAAAAAAAATATGAAGATATGCCTATTATTATGGTTACAACAGAAGGTGGTAAAGCAGAAGTTATTACAGCACTAAAAGCAGGTGTAAATAACTACATAGTAAAACCATTTACCCCACAAGTATTAAAAGAAAAGCTTGAGGATGTTTTAGGTTAA